The genomic DNA ACAAAGCCCTCATGCATCACGGTGGTGCCCTCGGCGAGGTGGGCGCCGAGGCGCACGCGGCCCGCGTCGCCAATACGCACGCCAGTCGGGATGACGTAGTCCACCATGCGCGGGAACTTGTCCACGCCGTAGACGGTCACCTGACCGCGGGAGCGTAGCTTGAGGCGGGTGGTCTCAAAATCGGCGACCGAGCACGGGCCGAAATTGGTCCACACCACGTTGGTCAGCAGTCCGAAGACGCCGTCGAGGTTGATGCTGTTGGGGGCAGCCAAACGCGTGGAGAGCACATGCAGGCGCAGCCATGCGTCCGCGGTGGAGGTCGGCGCGGCGTCGAGGTTCGTCTCCACGGAGACCACCTCCTGGCGCGTTCCGCGGGCGGCATCATCCGTCGCGGCGGTGGTGAGGTCAGCGGTGAGGTCCTGAGCGTCGGCTAGCGCGCCGAGCGACGGCGCCGGGAACCACACATCGAGGACCGAATCATCGGCGGCGATCGTGGCGAGGCCGTAACCAGCGGCAGTGCGGACGTCGGACGGAGAAGGCGTTGCTGAAGTCATGGAACCATCGTAGCCGCGCGCCCCGGCGGTAGGCTTTTCGCGTGACTTACGATAACCAGCCTCACCAGGCCGTCGTCCCACCGGCGGTCAT from Zhihengliuella flava includes the following:
- the dapD gene encoding 2,3,4,5-tetrahydropyridine-2,6-dicarboxylate N-succinyltransferase, giving the protein MTSATPSPSDVRTAAGYGLATIAADDSVLDVWFPAPSLGALADAQDLTADLTTAATDDAARGTRQEVVSVETNLDAAPTSTADAWLRLHVLSTRLAAPNSINLDGVFGLLTNVVWTNFGPCSVADFETTRLKLRSRGQVTVYGVDKFPRMVDYVIPTGVRIGDAGRVRLGAHLAEGTTVMHEGFVNFNAGTLGNSMVEGRISASVVVGNGSDVGGGASIMGTLSGGGKEKIVIGERVLLGANSGVGISVGDDSVVEAGLYVTAGTRVSVSGQTVKAAELSGVPNLLFRRNSSTGAVEALPREGQTVELNSALHAN